In Dendropsophus ebraccatus isolate aDenEbr1 chromosome 14, aDenEbr1.pat, whole genome shotgun sequence, the following proteins share a genomic window:
- the LOC138772695 gene encoding myosin-3 produces the protein MSSDQEMSAYGVAAPFLRKPEKERIEAQNQPFDAKTYCYVTDPVIEYTKGKIKSQEAGKTTVETEGGKTVTVKPENVFPMNPPKFDKIEDMAMLTHLHEPAVLYNLKDRYRAWMIYTYSGLFCVTVNPYKWLPVYNPEVVNAYRGKKRQEAPPHIFSISDNAYQFMLTDRENQSILITGESGAGKTVNTKRVIQYFATIAAVVDSKKKETGGMKGTLEDQIIQANPLLEAFGNAKTIRNDNSSRFGKFIRIHFGTTGKLASADIETYLLEKSRVTFQLPAERSYHIFYQIMSNKKPELIDMLLITTNPYDFPYVSQGEITVASIDDTEELMATDNAIDILGFTPEEKVGIYKLTGAVMHHGIMKFKQRPREEQAEPDGTEVADKIAYLTGLNSADLLKGLCYPRVKVGNEYVTKGQTVEQVHHNVNALSKSIYEKLFLWMVTRINEQLDTKLPRQHFIGVLDIAGFEIFEFNSLEQLCINFTNEKLQQFFNHHMFVLEQEEYKKEGIEWTFIDFGMDLAACIELIEKPMGIFSILEEECMFPKATDTSFKNKLYDQHLGKSSNFQKPKPAKGKAEAHFSLIHYAGTVDYNIKGWLEKNKDPLNETVVGLYQKSAMKILANLYASYAASEADGTAKKGAKKKGSSFQTVSALFRENLNKLMSNLRTTHPHFVRCIIPNETKTPGEMDHHLVLHQLRCNGVLEGIRICRKGFPNRILYGDFKQRYRILNASAIPEGQFIDSKKACEKLLGSIDIDHNQYKFGHTKVFFKAGLLGTLEEMRDDRLALIITRTQARCRGYLARLEYKKMIDRRDAIFCIQYNIRAFMNVKHWPWMKLYFKIKPLLRSAETEKEMAAMKEEFAKTKENLAKSEAKRKELEEKMVKLLQEKNDLQLQVQSETENLTDAEERCDQLIKSKIQLEAKIKELNERLEDEEESNAELTAKKRKLEDECSELKKDIDDLELTLAKVEKEKHATENKVKNLTEEMAALDETIVKLTKEKKALQEAHQQTLDDLQAEEDKVNALTKMKTKLEQQIDDLQGSLEQEKKLRMDNERAKRKLEGDLKLAQDSIMDLENDRQQLDERLKKKDFEISQLLSRVEDEQLMENQLQKKIKELQARIEELEEEIESERATRAKAEKQRADLSRELEEISERLEEAGGATSSQIELNKKREAEFQKMRRDLEEMSLQHEATVAALRKKHADSGAEYSEQIDNLQRVKQKMEKEKSEMRMEIDDINSNLESITKAKVNLEKMCRTLEDQLSEFKTKAEENQRTVADLTMLKARLQTESGELARQLEERESLLSQLSRSKQAFTQQIEELRRSLEEEVKAKNALAHGLQSSRHDCDLLREQYEEEQEAKSELQRALSKANAEVAQWRTKYETDAIQRTEELEEAKKKLAQRLQEAEEHIEAVNSKCASLEKTKQRLQGEVEDLMIDVERANSVAAALDKKQKSFDKILAEWRQKYEESQSELETSLKESRSLSTELFKMKNAYEETLDQLETIKRENKNLQQEISDLTEQVALGTKTIHELEKAKKQVEMEKSEMQASLEEAEAALEHEEAKILRVQLELTQVKADIERRVAEKDEEIDQMKRNYQRTIETMQTALDSEIRSRSEAIRLKKKMEGDLNEMEIQLSHANRIAAEAQKYLRNVQGQLKDAQIHLDDAIRSQEELKEQLAMAERRNNLLLAEIEELRAALEQTERSRKVAEQELLDATERVQLLHTQNTSLINTKKKLESDVSQLQGEIEDTTKEARNAEEKAKKAITDAAMMAEELKKEQDTSAHLERMKKNLDQTVKDLQLRLEEAEQLALKGGKKQLQKLEARVRELESELDLEQKRNAEVIKGMRKYERRVKELTFQSEEDRKNNMRLQDLVDKLQLKVKSYKRMTEEAEEHSNAHMSKCRRVQHELEEAEERADIAESQVNKLRLKTRETISTKTFLTPQE, from the exons ATGAGTAGTGACCAAGAAATGTCGGCATATGGCGTGGCCGCACCTTTTCTCAGGAAGCCTGAAAAGGAAAGGATTGAGGCCCAGAACCAGCCCTTCGATGCCAAAACTTACTGCTATGTTACCGACCCCGTCATCGAGTATACCAAAGGGAAAATCAAGAGCCAAGAGGCGGGGAAAACCACCGTGGAAACGGAGGGTGGGAAG ACTGTAACAGTGAAACCCGAAAACGTTTTTCCCATGAATCCACCCAAGTTCGATAAAATCGAAGATATGGCGATGCTGACGCACTTACACGAGCCAGCTGTCCTGTACAACCTCAAGGATCGCTACAGGGCCTGGATGATCTAC ACATATTCAGGTCTGTTCTGCGTCACTGTCAATCCCTACAAGTGGCTGCCCGTGTACAACCCCGAGGTGGTGAACGCCTACCGAGGCAAGAAGCGCCAGGAGGCCCCCCCACACATCTTCTCCATCTCTGATAACGCCTATCAGTTCATGTTAACTG ATCGGGAGAACCAGTCTATTCTGATCAC TGGAGAATCCGGTGCCGGGAAGACTGTGAACACGAAACGTGTCATCCAGTACTTTGCAACAATTGCAGCAGTTGTTGACTCAAAGAAGAAGGAGACAGGCGGAATGAAG GGAACCCTGGAGGATCAAATCATCCAGGCCAATCCCCTCCTGGAAGCTTTTGGCAACGCCAAGACCATCAGGAATGACAACTCCTCCCGATTT GGGAAATTTATTCGCATCCACTTTGGCACTACAGGAAAGCTGGCATCAGCCGATATTGAAACAT ATCTGCTGGAGAAATCCAGAGTAACCTTCCAGCTCCCAGCAGAGCGAAGTTACCACATCTTCTACCAAATCATGTCAAACAAGAAGCCTGAACTAATCG ACATGCTGCTGATCACCACAAATCCATATGATTTTCCATACGTCAGCCAAGGGGAGATCACGGTGGCCAGCATCGATGACACTGAGGAGCTGATGGCCACGGAT AACGCCATTGATATCTTAGGATTCACTCCTGAAGAGAAAGTCGGAATTTACAAGTTGACGGGTGCGGTTATGCATCATGGAATCATGAAGTTTAAGCAAAGGCCAAGAGAGGAGCAAGCGGAGCCTGATGGGACAGAAG TTGCTGACAAAATAGCGTACCTGACTGGCCTGAACTCTGCAGACTTGCTGAAAGGTCTCTGTTACCCCAGGGTCAAAGTGGGCAATGAGTACGTGACCAAGGGCCAAACTGTGGAGCAG GTGCACCATAACGTCAACGCTCTCAGTAAGTCCATATACGAGAAGCTCTTCCTATGGATGGTAACGCGTATTAACGAACAGCTTGATACCAAACTTCCCAGGCAGCATTTCATCGGGGTCCTTGATATAGCTGGTTTTGAGATCTTTGAG TTCAACAGCTTAGAGCAGCTGTGTATAAACTTCACCAACGAGAAACTGCAACAGTTCTTCAACCACCACATGTTCGTCCTGGAGCAAGAGGAATACAAGAAGGAAGGAATCGAGTGGACGTTCATTGACTTCGGCATGGACCTGGCTGCTTGCATTGAGCTTATTGAGAAG CCAATGGGCATCTTCTCCATCCTTGAAGAGGAGTGCATGTTCCCCAAGGCAACAGACACATCCTTTAAGAACAAGCTGTATGATCAACATCTTGGCAAGTCCAGCAACTtccagaagccaaagccagccaAAGGCAAAGCCGAGGCTCACTTCTCCCTCATCCACTACGCTGGGACTGTGGATTACAACATCAAGGGTTGGCTGGAGAAGAATAAGGACCCACTGAATGAGACCGTGGTCGGACTCTACCAGAAATCTGCCATGAAAATCCTGGCCAACCTCTATGCCTCATACGCTGCTTCAGAGGCAG ATGGAACCGCCAAGAAGGGGGCGAAGAAGAAGGGCTCCTCCTTCCAGACCGTGTCTGCACTCTTCCGG GAGAACCTGAATAAGCTGATGTCTAACCTTCGGACCACTCACCCCCACTTTGTGCGCTGCATTATCCCCAATGAGACCAAAACCCCAG GTGAAATGGACCACCATCTTGTCCTGCATCAGCTGAGGTGTAACGGTGTCCTGGAGGGGATCCGCATCTGCAGGAAGGGATTTCCAAACAGGATCCTCTATGGAGACTTCAAGCAAAG ATATCGCATCCTGAACGCCAGCGCCATCCCTGAGGGACAGTTCATTGACAGTAAGAAGGCCTGTGAGAAGCTCCTGGGCTCCATTGACATTGATCACAATCAGTATAAGTTTGGGCACACTAAG GTGTTCTTTAAGGCCGGGCTCCTGGGGACCCTGGAGGAGATGAGGGACGACCGTCTTGCCCTGATTATCACCCGCACACAGGCCCGATGCCGCGGATACTTGGCAAGACTGGAATACaagaagatgatagatagaag GGACGCCATATTCTGCATTCAGTACAACATCCGCGCATTTATGAATGTCAAACACTGGCCATGGATGAAGCTTTACTTCAAGATCAAACCCCTTCTTCGAAGCGCAGAGACAGAAAAGGAGATGGCAGCCATGAAGGAGGAATTTGCCAAAACCAAAGAGAATCTGGCAAAGTCAGAGGCAAAGAGGAAGGAGCTGGAGGAGAAGATGGTGAAACTTCTACAGGAGAAGAATGACCTGCAGCTGCAAGTCCAGTCT GAAACAGAGAACTTGACAGATGCAGAGGAGAggtgcgatcagctgatcaagAGCAAGATCCAACTGGAGGCCAAGATCAAGGAACTGAACGAGAggctggaggatgaggaagagTCCAACGCCGAACTCACGGCCAAGAAGAGGAAACTGGAGGACGAGTGCTCCGAGCTGAAGAAAGACATTGATGACCTGGAGCTGACACTGGCCAAGGTGGAGAAGGAGAAGCATGCCACCGAGAACAAG GTTAAAAACCTGACTGAAGAAATGGCCGCCCTGGACGAGACCATTGTGAAGCTGACCAAGGAGAAGAAGGCCCTGCAGGAGGCGCACCAGCAGACCCTGGACGACCTGCAGGCTGAAGAAGACAAAGTCAACGCCCTGACCAAGATGAAGACCAAGCTGGAACAGCAGATCGATGAT TTGCAAGGTTCGCTGGAGCAGGAGAAGAAACTCCGCATGGATAATGAACGGGCCAAGAGGAAGCTTGAGGGGGACCTGAAATTGGCCCAGGACTCCATTATGGATCTTGAGAACGACAGACAGCAGCTGGACGAGAGGCTGAAAAA GAAAGACTTTGAGATTAGTCAGCTGCTCAGTAGGGTAGAAGATGAACAGCTCATGGAGAATCAACTTCAGAAGAAAATTAAGGAGCTCCAG GCTCGTATTGAAGAACTAGAGGAAGAGATTGAATCGGAGCGGGCGACTCGGGCGAAGGCTGAAAAGCAGAGAGCCGACCTTTCCCGGGAGCTGGAAGAGATCAGCGAGAGGCTAGAGGAGGCCGGGGGGGCCACCTCCTCTCAGATAGAGCTCAACAAGAAGAGAGAGGCCGAGTTCCAGAAGATGCGCAGAGACCTGGAGGAGATGTCGCTGCAGCACGAGGCCACGGTGGCCGCTCTGCGAAAGAAGCATGCCGACAGCGGAGCAGAGTACAGCGAGCAGATCGACAACCTGCAGAGGGTGAAGCAGAAGATGGAAAAGGAGAAGAGTGAGATGAGGATGGAGATCGATGACATCAACAGCAACCTGGAGTCCATCACCAAGGCAAAG GTGAATCTGGAGAAGATGTGCCGCACCCTAGAAGACCAACTCAGCGAGTTCAAGACCAAGGCTGAAGAAAACCAACGGACTGTGGCCGACCTGACCATGCTGAAGGCTCGTCTCCAGACCGAATCTG GTGAGCTGGCTCGACAGCTGGAGGAGAGGGAGTCTCTGCTGTCTCAGCTGTCTAGATCTAAACAGGCCTTCACCCAGCAGATTGAGGAGCTGAGGAGAAGTCTGGAGGAGGAAGTGAAG GCCAAAAATGCCTTGGCTCATGGCCTGCAGTCTTCCCGTCATGATTGTGACCTTCTGAGGGAACAAtacgaggaggagcaggaggccaAGTCGGAGCTACAGAGAGCTCTGTCCAAAGCCAACGCTGAAGTGGCGCAGTGGAGGACGAAATACGAGACTGACGCCATTCAGCGCACAGAGGAGCTGGAAGAGGCCAA GAAGAAGTTGGCACAGCGCCTCCAGGAGGCAGAGGAGCACATTGAGGCTGTGAACTCTAAGTGTGCCTCCCTGGAGAAGACCAAGCAGAGGCTTCAGGGAGAGGTGGAAGACCTGATGATTGATGTGGAGAGGGCCAACTCTGTGGCGGCTGCTCTGGACAAGAAGCAGAAGAGCTTTGACAAG ATTTTAGCTGAGTGGAGGCAGAAGTATGAGGAGTCTCAGTCTGAACTAGAAACCTCTCTCAAAGAATCCAGATCTCTGAGTACGGAGCTCTTTAAAATGAAGAACGCCTATGAGGAGACCCTGGACCAGCTGGAGACCATAAAGAGAGAGAACAAGAACCTGCAAC AGGAGATCTCCGACCTCACTGAACAGGTGGCCCTGGGCACCAAGACCATCCATGAACTGGAGAAGGCCAAGAAGCAGGTGGAGATGGAGAAGAGCGAGATGCAGGCATCACTAGAGGAAGCAGAG GCGGCTCTGGAACATGAAGAGGCCAAGATCCTTCGCGTCCAACTTGAATTGACCCAAGTGAAGGCCGACATTGAGCGCAGGGTGGCCGAGAAAGACGAGGAGATTGACCAGATGAAGAGGAACTACCAGAGGACGATTGAGACCATGCAGACAGCCCTGGACTCTGAAATAAGGAGCAGAAGTGAGGCCATCAGACTTAAGAAGAAGATGGAGGGTGACCTCAATGAGATGGAGATACAGCTCAGCCATGCGAACCGCATCGCAGCAGAGGCCCAGAAGTATCTGAGAAATGTTCAAGGACAGCTCAAG GACGCTCAGATCCACCTGGACGATGCTATCCGCAGCCAGGAAGAACTTAAGGAACAGCTTGCCATGGCTGAACGTAGGAACAACCTATTGTTGGCCGAGATTGAGGAGCTGAGGGCCGCCCTAGAACAGACTGAGAGGTCCAGGAAGGTGGCAGAACAAGAGCTCCTGGATGCCACTGAGCGTGTTCAGCTCCTGCACACTCAG AACACAAGTCTCATCAACACCAAGAAGAAGCTGGAGAGCGATGTCTCCCAGCTACAAGGGGAGATCGAGGACACGACTAAAGAGGCCAGGAATGCAGAGGAGAAAGCTAAGAAGGCTATCACTGAt GCGGCCATGATGGCTGAGGAACTGAAGAAAGAGCAGGACACCAGTGCTCACCTCGAGAGGATGAAGAAGAATCTGGATCAAACTGTGAAGGATCTTCAGCTGCGTCTGGAAGAAGCTGAACAGTTGGCACTTAAGGGTGGAAAGAAACAGCTTCAGAAGCTTGAGGCTAGA GTTAGAGaactggagtcggagttggactTGGAACAGAAGAGAAATGCAGAAGTGATTAAGGGGATGAGGAAATATGAGCGGCGGGTGAAGGAGTTGACCTTCCAG TCTGAGGAGGACAGGAAGAATAATATGAGGCTTCAGGATCTGGTGGACAAACTGCAGCTGAAAGTGAAGTCCTACAAGAGGATGACTGAGGAGGCG GAAGAACATTCAAACGCTCACATGTCTAAGTGCAGGAGGGTGCAGCACGAGCTGGAGGAGGCTGAGGAGCGGGCGGACATTGCTGAATCCCAAGTCAACAAACTGAGGCTGAAGACTCGGGAAACCATCTCCACCAAG ACGTTCTTGACCCCCCAGGAATAA